Proteins found in one Serinicoccus marinus DSM 15273 genomic segment:
- a CDS encoding trimeric intracellular cation channel family protein gives MIAASADVRLALDLAGIFVFALSGGLVAVRARLDLFGVAVLAWVSGLGGGIIRDVFLGDVPPDGISNPWYVLTVLLAGLVVFAFHGLFVDLSRHRPRLRLHRISQAVKYLDAVGLATFAVAGALKAVVLGAPPLAAVFVGGITAVGGGVIRDVLVGQVPEVLRRELYAVPALLGAAVVVTAAELGQLSFLVVWSTLALVLGIRVAAIVFDLHAPTPIPSRGDAA, from the coding sequence ATGATCGCCGCTTCCGCCGATGTGCGTCTCGCCCTCGATCTCGCGGGGATCTTCGTCTTCGCGCTGTCGGGTGGGCTGGTCGCGGTGCGGGCCCGGCTCGACCTCTTCGGCGTCGCGGTCCTCGCCTGGGTGAGCGGCCTGGGCGGCGGCATCATCCGCGACGTCTTCCTCGGCGACGTCCCTCCCGACGGCATCAGCAACCCCTGGTACGTCCTCACCGTCCTGCTCGCCGGCCTGGTCGTCTTCGCCTTCCACGGCCTCTTCGTCGACCTCTCCCGTCACCGGCCCAGGCTGCGGCTGCACCGGATCAGCCAGGCCGTGAAGTACCTCGACGCCGTCGGGCTCGCGACCTTCGCCGTGGCGGGTGCTCTCAAGGCCGTGGTCCTGGGCGCGCCACCGCTGGCAGCCGTCTTCGTCGGCGGCATCACCGCCGTCGGCGGTGGGGTCATCCGCGACGTGCTCGTGGGTCAGGTGCCCGAGGTGCTCCGCCGCGAGCTGTATGCCGTGCCCGCCCTGCTCGGCGCTGCGGTCGTGGTCACCGCGGCCGAGCTCGGACAGCTGTCCTTCCTGGTGGTCTGGTCCACCCTGGCCCTCGTGCTGGGGATCCGGGTCGCCGCCATCGTCTTCGACCTGCACGCCCCGACCCCCATCCCCTCTCGAGGAGACGCAGCATGA
- a CDS encoding ferrochelatase, which translates to MSNPMTDPSDAADPGVADPAATGPEAGSAQDEVVAELEETLQESEENDLFPYQAIVLTSFGGPEGPDEVMPFLRRVTGGRGIPDERLAEVAEHYYEFGGKSPINDQNRALIEAIRAELARRELTIPVLFGNRNSEPFLADAFRQAAAEGMTRLLSVTTSAYSCYSSCRQYREDIAAAQEELRADGQEVHVDKVRQYWNHPGFSGTNARIVTEAVRQRMESSGSVDAPHLVFVTHSLPVAMDDTSGPGDEEGNLYSAQHTELAAAISREVSATLGVEVEHDLTYCSRSGPPSQPWLEPDVNDHLRELAAQGVTDVVVAPIGFVSDHMEVAFDLDTEAAETAEELGIHMLRVPTVGTDTEFVMGLVDLALERAAQARDEDVERPTWPGGEPRPSICRPGCCPNLRQAKPAACGSD; encoded by the coding sequence ATGAGCAACCCCATGACCGACCCCAGCGACGCCGCCGACCCGGGAGTCGCCGACCCCGCGGCCACCGGACCCGAGGCCGGCTCGGCGCAGGACGAGGTCGTCGCCGAGCTCGAGGAGACCCTGCAGGAGTCGGAGGAGAACGACCTCTTCCCCTACCAGGCGATCGTCCTCACCTCCTTCGGCGGCCCGGAGGGCCCGGACGAGGTCATGCCGTTCCTGCGCCGGGTCACCGGCGGTCGGGGCATCCCCGACGAGCGGCTCGCGGAGGTCGCCGAGCACTACTACGAGTTCGGCGGCAAGAGCCCGATCAACGACCAGAACCGCGCGCTCATCGAGGCGATCCGGGCCGAGCTCGCCCGTCGCGAGCTGACCATCCCCGTGCTCTTCGGCAACCGCAACTCCGAGCCGTTCCTCGCCGACGCCTTCCGGCAGGCCGCCGCCGAGGGCATGACCCGGCTGCTGTCGGTGACCACCAGCGCCTACTCCTGCTACTCCTCCTGCCGGCAGTACCGCGAGGACATCGCGGCGGCCCAGGAGGAGCTGCGCGCCGACGGGCAGGAGGTGCACGTGGACAAGGTGCGGCAGTACTGGAACCACCCCGGCTTCTCCGGCACCAACGCCCGCATCGTCACCGAGGCGGTCCGGCAGCGGATGGAGTCGAGCGGCTCCGTCGACGCTCCGCACCTGGTCTTCGTCACCCACTCCCTCCCGGTCGCCATGGACGACACGTCCGGGCCCGGGGACGAGGAGGGCAACCTCTACTCCGCGCAGCACACCGAGCTCGCCGCCGCGATCAGCCGCGAGGTCTCGGCCACGCTCGGCGTCGAGGTCGAGCACGACCTGACCTACTGCTCGCGCTCCGGCCCGCCGAGCCAGCCGTGGCTCGAGCCGGACGTCAACGACCACCTGCGCGAGCTCGCAGCCCAAGGGGTGACCGACGTCGTCGTGGCCCCCATCGGCTTCGTCTCCGACCACATGGAGGTCGCCTTCGACCTCGACACCGAGGCCGCCGAGACCGCCGAGGAGCTCGGCATCCACATGCTGCGCGTGCCGACCGTCGGCACCGATACCGAGTTCGTCATGGGCCTGGTCGACCTCGCGCTGGAGCGCGCCGCGCAGGCGCGGGACGAGGACGTCGAGCGACCCACCTGGCCAGGTGGCGAGCCGCGCCCCTCGATCTGCCGCCCCGGTTGCTGCCCCAACCTGCGTCAGGCGAAGCCGGCGGCCTGCGGGAGCGACTGA
- a CDS encoding inositol monophosphatase family protein encodes MDGAPDLEGAPDPHQVPPDERAELERLAVDLAAETGALIREERPDGLGVAHTKSSDLDVVTEMDTRAEALLRDRLAAARPEDGVLGEEGGHGAGSTGLTWVLDPIDGTVNYLYDLPSYAVSVAVVLGDPTTPGAWTPVVGAVINPRTDEVFHARAGGGARVTGRGTTRSLAVGSQDRLESALLATGFSYDRAVRRGQAAVVSDLLPRVRDVRRMGAAALDLCHVAAGSVDGYWESGLQPWDLAAGWLVVTEAGGVVTGPGGSGPPSGDLVLAANATLHPVLSDEIDRLSGRP; translated from the coding sequence ATGGACGGCGCGCCCGACCTTGAGGGCGCCCCTGACCCGCACCAGGTCCCGCCCGACGAACGGGCCGAGCTGGAGCGCCTCGCGGTCGACCTGGCCGCGGAGACCGGGGCGCTCATCCGCGAGGAGCGGCCGGACGGGCTGGGCGTGGCCCACACCAAGAGCAGCGACCTCGACGTCGTCACCGAGATGGACACCCGCGCCGAGGCGCTGCTGCGGGACCGCCTCGCCGCGGCCCGACCCGAGGACGGCGTGCTCGGCGAGGAGGGCGGCCACGGGGCGGGGAGCACCGGACTCACCTGGGTCCTGGACCCCATCGACGGCACCGTCAACTACCTCTACGACCTCCCCTCGTATGCCGTCTCCGTCGCGGTCGTGCTCGGTGACCCCACGACGCCGGGCGCCTGGACGCCGGTCGTCGGCGCGGTGATCAACCCCCGCACCGACGAGGTCTTCCACGCGCGCGCCGGGGGTGGCGCCCGGGTGACGGGACGCGGGACGACCCGGTCGCTGGCCGTCGGGAGCCAGGACCGGCTGGAGTCGGCGCTGCTCGCCACCGGTTTCTCCTACGACCGCGCGGTGAGGCGGGGCCAGGCGGCGGTCGTCTCCGACCTGCTGCCCCGCGTGCGCGACGTCCGACGGATGGGTGCCGCGGCTCTCGACCTGTGCCATGTCGCAGCCGGCAGCGTGGACGGCTACTGGGAGAGCGGGCTGCAGCCGTGGGACCTCGCGGCAGGGTGGCTCGTCGTCACCGAGGCCGGCGGCGTGGTCACCGGACCGGGCGGCTCGGGCCCGCCCTCGGGTGACCTCGTGCTCGCCGCCAACGCGACCCTCCATCCCGTGCTGAGCGACGAGATCGACCGGCTCTCCGGCCGCCCCTGA
- a CDS encoding DUF4193 domain-containing protein, which translates to MATDYDAPRKNDDELNEDSIEELKARRNDKSGSVDVDETEQAEGFELPGADLSDQELSVHVLPRQQDEFTCSRCFLVHHRSQLAKEVGGMPVCTECAA; encoded by the coding sequence ATGGCGACCGACTACGACGCACCACGCAAGAACGACGACGAGCTCAACGAGGACTCGATCGAGGAGCTGAAGGCTCGGCGCAACGACAAGTCGGGCAGTGTCGACGTCGACGAGACCGAGCAGGCCGAGGGCTTCGAGCTCCCGGGGGCGGACCTGTCCGACCAGGAGCTGTCGGTGCACGTGCTGCCCCGGCAGCAGGACGAGTTCACCTGCTCGCGCTGCTTCCTCGTGCACCACCGCAGCCAGCTGGCCAAGGAGGTCGGGGGGATGCCGGTGTGCACGGAGTGCGCAGCCTGA
- the dut gene encoding dUTP diphosphatase → MPPEPQTVPVALRRLDRGLPVPTRARPGDAGVDLHAREDVSIAPGERVLVGTGVALAVPEGYAAFVHPRSGLAARHGLTIVNAPGTVDSGYRGEIFVNLLNTDRRTPVDVQRGDRVAQLVVQQVARPVFTEVEDLGESARGAGGHGHTGRSTPSRRPPDRPSGRTEPPVALFGRRKTKQLSDDELLLDEEDTVAVRPEPAEGEPGVDRDWVRAEDGPYDITEWPEVDGGIDLGALRIPSVKGMQLRLDIEQSSGRVIGATLGFGASQAQVQVFAAPRTEGIWEELRTEIARGLVDSGGAAEVVDGRMGKELRARMPGRAPDGRVAYQPARFVGVDGPRWFLRVVIGGPAATDDHQVRGILSFVRRIVVTRGDEPRPPREVLTLTPPQGFAEAVAKEAEARREQQEQARRAAAAEAVRKAPSASGSSDATAVAGVGLSTGDAADTSGGAAASAPEPAPTDAPKAPRNPDFT, encoded by the coding sequence ATGCCCCCCGAGCCGCAGACCGTCCCCGTCGCGCTGCGACGGCTGGACCGCGGCCTGCCCGTGCCCACCCGGGCGCGACCCGGCGACGCCGGGGTCGACCTGCATGCGCGGGAGGACGTCAGCATCGCGCCGGGGGAGCGCGTGCTCGTGGGCACCGGCGTGGCGCTCGCCGTCCCCGAGGGGTATGCCGCTTTCGTCCACCCCCGCTCCGGGCTCGCGGCCCGGCACGGCCTGACGATCGTCAACGCTCCCGGCACGGTCGACTCCGGCTACCGCGGCGAGATCTTCGTCAACCTGCTCAACACCGACCGGCGGACGCCGGTGGACGTGCAGCGCGGCGACCGTGTCGCCCAGCTCGTCGTCCAGCAGGTGGCCCGTCCCGTCTTCACCGAGGTCGAGGACCTGGGCGAGTCGGCGCGCGGCGCCGGCGGCCACGGGCATACCGGCCGCTCCACCCCCTCCCGGCGACCGCCGGACCGACCCAGCGGAAGGACTGAGCCACCCGTGGCACTCTTCGGCCGACGCAAGACCAAGCAGCTCAGCGACGACGAGCTCCTCCTCGACGAGGAGGACACCGTCGCCGTCCGGCCCGAGCCCGCCGAGGGGGAGCCGGGGGTCGACCGGGACTGGGTGCGCGCCGAGGACGGGCCCTACGACATCACCGAGTGGCCGGAGGTGGACGGCGGCATCGACCTCGGTGCCCTGCGGATCCCGTCGGTCAAGGGGATGCAGCTGCGCCTCGACATCGAGCAGAGCTCCGGGCGCGTCATCGGCGCCACCCTCGGGTTCGGCGCCTCGCAGGCGCAGGTGCAGGTCTTCGCGGCGCCCCGCACCGAGGGCATCTGGGAGGAGCTGCGGACTGAGATCGCGCGCGGCCTGGTCGACTCCGGGGGAGCGGCCGAGGTCGTCGACGGACGCATGGGCAAGGAGCTGCGGGCTCGTATGCCCGGCCGCGCCCCGGACGGGCGCGTCGCCTACCAGCCGGCCCGCTTCGTCGGCGTGGACGGACCCCGGTGGTTCCTCCGCGTCGTGATCGGCGGCCCGGCCGCGACCGACGACCACCAGGTCCGCGGCATCCTGTCCTTCGTCCGGCGCATCGTGGTGACCCGTGGCGACGAGCCCCGCCCGCCGCGCGAGGTCCTCACCTTGACCCCGCCCCAGGGCTTCGCGGAGGCCGTCGCCAAGGAGGCGGAGGCGCGGCGCGAGCAGCAGGAGCAGGCCCGGCGCGCCGCGGCGGCCGAGGCCGTCCGCAAGGCACCCTCCGCGAGCGGCTCGAGCGACGCCACGGCGGTCGCGGGTGTCGGGCTGTCAACCGGGGACGCGGCGGACACCTCGGGCGGGGCAGCGGCCTCCGCGCCGGAGCCGGCACCCACCGACGCGCCGAAGGCCCCGCGCAACCCCGACTTCACATGA
- a CDS encoding DUF3159 domain-containing protein: MTDHGPGQEPAAGSVGSTGSAQETVEQVIRRRISEALGGWYGSLETALPTVAFVTTWLVTDAVRPAVVAAAALLVVLTVIRGFVGGSWRFLGSAIFATGIAAFFALRSGEAQDAFLPGILVSGLYGVAALVSILTRWPLLGFIVALGDPDFAERPTAWRRDPGLVAVCARLTWVLVALFALRVAIMLPLYLAEQVAWLGVTKIVLSWPAYLLAVVVMGWMLATGRTPAQPQDDASGTAAIDPTQGR; the protein is encoded by the coding sequence ATGACCGACCACGGGCCGGGGCAGGAGCCCGCGGCAGGGTCCGTCGGGTCCACCGGCTCGGCGCAGGAGACCGTCGAGCAGGTCATCCGCCGGCGGATCAGCGAGGCCCTCGGCGGGTGGTACGGCTCGCTGGAGACGGCGCTGCCGACGGTCGCCTTCGTGACCACCTGGCTCGTCACCGATGCCGTCCGTCCGGCCGTGGTGGCCGCGGCGGCGCTGCTGGTCGTGCTCACGGTGATCCGCGGGTTCGTCGGCGGCTCGTGGCGCTTCCTCGGCTCGGCGATCTTCGCGACCGGCATCGCCGCCTTCTTCGCGCTGCGCTCCGGCGAGGCCCAGGACGCCTTCCTCCCCGGGATCCTGGTGAGCGGGCTCTACGGGGTGGCCGCCCTGGTGTCGATCCTGACGCGCTGGCCCCTGCTGGGCTTCATCGTCGCCCTCGGCGACCCCGACTTCGCCGAGCGACCCACCGCCTGGCGCCGCGACCCCGGCCTGGTCGCGGTCTGCGCCCGTCTCACCTGGGTGCTCGTCGCGCTCTTCGCGCTGCGCGTCGCGATCATGCTGCCGCTCTACCTCGCCGAGCAGGTCGCCTGGCTGGGCGTGACCAAGATCGTGCTGAGCTGGCCGGCCTACCTGCTGGCCGTGGTGGTCATGGGCTGGATGCTCGCGACCGGACGCACCCCCGCCCAGCCCCAGGACGACGCGAGCGGGACGGCCGCGATCGACCCGACGCAGGGTCGCTGA
- a CDS encoding class I SAM-dependent RNA methyltransferase: MPGTDAAAVPAVGDELDLLVGPVAHGGHCVARVGDTDDGLVVFVRHALPGEQVRARVTGVGSGGRFLRADAVTVHRASPDRVEPPCPFSGPGRCGGCDWQHADLAAQRALKAEVVTEQLLRVGGLGPEEVRRLGGGAELVCDPVPGDDHGLRWRTRVEVALRQVPGLPPVSGLRAHRSHEVVDVDDCRIAAPGVVGTGVFAAAQELVPGTTGRSRAADVVTALDVVAPAVGEPVVVPLAAPSGGHRSRGRRQGTGRRAARRPPVPVGAVPQVIERVGERDFTVSARGFWQVHPGAAATFTEQVLAWLDPQPGESALDLYAGVGLFAAPLADAVGPEGRVLAVEADEEATRSARGNLSAYPWARAVAEPTAAALERLVADGERVDLVVLDPPRSGAGGDVVRALAALRPRAVVHVACDPAALARDLATAREAGLEPEALRVLDAFPMTHHVECLALLRPGDPR; this comes from the coding sequence GTGCCGGGCACCGACGCGGCCGCGGTCCCGGCGGTCGGCGACGAGTTGGACCTCCTCGTCGGCCCGGTGGCGCACGGCGGCCACTGCGTGGCCAGGGTCGGGGACACCGACGACGGCCTCGTCGTCTTCGTCCGGCACGCCCTGCCGGGGGAGCAGGTGCGGGCGCGCGTGACCGGCGTCGGCAGCGGCGGCCGCTTCCTGCGCGCCGACGCCGTCACGGTCCACCGTGCCTCGCCGGACCGGGTCGAGCCCCCGTGCCCCTTCTCCGGCCCGGGACGCTGCGGCGGGTGCGACTGGCAGCACGCCGACCTCGCGGCGCAGCGCGCGCTCAAGGCGGAGGTCGTCACCGAGCAGCTGCTGCGGGTCGGTGGCCTGGGGCCGGAGGAGGTCCGCCGCCTCGGCGGGGGAGCGGAGCTGGTCTGCGACCCGGTCCCCGGTGACGACCACGGCCTGCGGTGGCGCACCCGGGTCGAGGTGGCGCTGCGACAGGTGCCCGGGCTCCCGCCCGTCTCCGGCCTGCGGGCGCACCGCTCGCACGAGGTGGTCGACGTCGACGACTGCCGCATCGCCGCACCCGGCGTGGTCGGCACCGGGGTCTTCGCCGCCGCGCAGGAGCTCGTCCCCGGCACGACCGGGCGGTCCCGGGCCGCGGACGTGGTCACCGCCCTGGACGTCGTCGCCCCGGCGGTGGGCGAGCCGGTCGTCGTCCCCCTCGCGGCGCCCTCCGGCGGCCACCGTTCCCGGGGCCGCCGCCAGGGCACGGGTCGGCGGGCGGCCCGCCGACCCCCGGTGCCGGTGGGTGCGGTCCCCCAGGTGATCGAGCGGGTCGGCGAGCGCGACTTCACCGTCTCCGCCCGCGGGTTCTGGCAGGTGCACCCCGGGGCCGCCGCCACCTTCACCGAGCAGGTCCTGGCCTGGCTCGACCCGCAGCCGGGGGAGAGCGCCCTGGACCTGTATGCCGGCGTCGGGCTCTTCGCCGCGCCCCTCGCCGACGCGGTCGGCCCGGAGGGCCGCGTGCTCGCCGTCGAGGCGGACGAGGAAGCGACGCGGTCCGCGCGCGGCAACCTGTCGGCATACCCCTGGGCGCGGGCGGTCGCCGAGCCGACCGCCGCCGCCCTGGAGCGGCTGGTGGCCGACGGGGAGCGGGTGGACCTCGTCGTCCTCGACCCACCGCGCAGCGGCGCCGGCGGCGACGTCGTCCGTGCCCTCGCCGCGCTGCGTCCCCGCGCGGTCGTCCACGTCGCCTGCGACCCGGCGGCGCTGGCCCGCGACCTCGCGACCGCCCGCGAGGCCGGGCTGGAGCCGGAGGCGCTGCGGGTGCTGGACGCCTTCCCGATGACCCACCACGTGGAGTGCCTGGCGCTGCTGCGCCCCGGCGACCCGCGCTGA
- a CDS encoding LLM class flavin-dependent oxidoreductase codes for MPDLDQQLEFGIFPTPDARRIPDLLSLVALAEVEGLDVVSVQDHPYQDGFLDTWTLLSVLGARTTTVRLAPNVASLPLRPPVVLAKAAATLDLLTDGRVELGLGAGAFWDAIVAAGGPRRTPGEAVDALAEAVELIRAFWAGGTLRFEGEHYTARGLHAGPAPAHDIPIWLGAYKPRMLRLTGRLADGWVPSMGYADPPALPELAARVDEAALEAGRPPAAVRRIYNVFGSFGTGSGFLRGRPQDWAEQLAGLTLDVGMSCYVLGTDDPDVVRRYAAEVAPATRELVDAERARRAQQPAEATGVPATSAPRDAGPGTADGAVQEQHGQGHTVTATPDDGTRLSPTMPWDEGARPSAPAGEPGRHPEQAQHLVDIHDGLRSELEQVRDVLDQVRRGHVTVGAARSVINTMTMRQNNWTLGAYCESYCRIVTGHHTLEDRSVFPHLRHRQPDLAPVLDRLEDEHVVIHEVLDEFDKALVRLVAEDGTGRAGEEVLEGVQRSLDLLTDTLLSHLAYEERELIGPLGRHGLG; via the coding sequence ATGCCCGACCTGGACCAGCAGCTCGAGTTCGGCATCTTCCCGACGCCGGACGCCCGCCGGATCCCCGACCTGCTCTCGCTGGTCGCCCTCGCCGAGGTCGAGGGCCTCGACGTGGTCTCGGTGCAGGACCACCCCTACCAGGACGGCTTCCTCGACACCTGGACGTTGCTCTCCGTGCTCGGCGCGCGGACCACGACGGTCCGGCTCGCCCCCAACGTCGCGAGCCTGCCGCTGCGGCCCCCGGTCGTGCTGGCCAAGGCCGCCGCCACACTCGACCTGCTCACCGACGGGCGCGTCGAGCTCGGGCTCGGGGCCGGCGCCTTCTGGGACGCCATCGTCGCCGCGGGCGGTCCGCGTCGCACGCCGGGCGAGGCGGTCGACGCGCTGGCGGAGGCGGTCGAGCTCATCAGGGCCTTCTGGGCCGGCGGCACGCTGCGCTTCGAGGGAGAGCACTACACGGCGCGGGGTCTGCACGCCGGCCCGGCCCCGGCCCACGACATCCCGATCTGGCTCGGGGCCTACAAGCCGCGGATGCTGCGGCTCACCGGACGCCTCGCCGACGGGTGGGTCCCGAGCATGGGGTATGCCGACCCGCCCGCCCTCCCGGAGCTCGCCGCGCGCGTCGACGAGGCGGCGCTGGAGGCGGGGCGTCCGCCCGCCGCCGTGCGCCGGATCTACAACGTCTTCGGGTCGTTCGGCACCGGGAGCGGCTTCCTCCGGGGCCGTCCGCAGGACTGGGCCGAGCAGCTCGCCGGGCTGACCCTGGACGTCGGCATGAGCTGCTACGTCCTCGGGACCGACGACCCGGACGTGGTGCGCCGCTACGCCGCCGAGGTCGCCCCGGCGACCCGTGAGCTGGTCGACGCCGAGCGGGCGCGACGGGCGCAGCAGCCGGCGGAGGCAACAGGCGTCCCAGCGACCTCCGCTCCGCGCGACGCGGGACCGGGGACCGCGGACGGCGCCGTCCAGGAGCAGCACGGGCAGGGGCATACCGTCACCGCGACGCCGGACGACGGGACACGCCTCTCGCCCACGATGCCCTGGGATGAGGGCGCACGTCCCTCCGCCCCGGCGGGGGAGCCCGGCCGGCACCCCGAGCAGGCGCAGCACCTCGTCGACATCCACGACGGCCTGCGCTCGGAGCTGGAGCAGGTGCGCGACGTGCTCGACCAGGTGCGGCGCGGGCACGTCACGGTCGGCGCGGCGCGCTCGGTGATCAACACGATGACGATGCGGCAGAACAACTGGACCCTGGGCGCCTACTGCGAGTCCTACTGCCGGATCGTCACCGGGCACCACACGCTGGAGGACCGGAGTGTCTTCCCCCACCTGCGGCACCGCCAGCCCGACCTCGCGCCGGTGCTGGACCGGCTCGAGGACGAGCACGTCGTCATCCACGAGGTGCTGGACGAGTTCGACAAGGCGCTGGTGCGGCTGGTCGCCGAGGACGGGACCGGGCGTGCGGGCGAGGAGGTCCTGGAGGGGGTGCAGCGCTCGCTGGACCTGCTCACCGACACCCTGCTCTCGCACCTGGCCTACGAGGAGCGCGAGCTCATCGGGCCGCTCGGGCGGCACGGCCTGGGCTGA